The Chiloscyllium punctatum isolate Juve2018m chromosome 12, sChiPun1.3, whole genome shotgun sequence genome includes a region encoding these proteins:
- the LOC140483519 gene encoding phosphatidylinositol 4,5-bisphosphate 3-kinase catalytic subunit gamma isoform-like, translating into MDPQPAPSLVEKEVGEKEPSADSGMMKFVVVLPTQKADGNGNEVVTVEVSLNSTVRSLWLIIWLRASQESGKPSIYQLSDPESHQLLYKKGASWYEIYDSQQFLHTLDAVKYWRCLGSQKCLLYIKQRPKATREAEIFQKDLAYLIGYDVQSTVAEQRGEVACARRKLTSSRKSEVHNRDRRDYAMEPWLASCPLPKTLQSQISKELVVVISYNTINHKMKVGIYDTAEMVAHLSRQKMAERGSLMQGADHRFVLKVWGREEYITGNWSLIDFTWVRRCIKNKEELRLALVPTPCLTDDEVKIEDWPLVDQYTGLTTTHDQLALRDKDIEQIRMLSLWDCRQRFRVKLVGLDIPVLPSKSLPNIFVEGTVHHATNVLASAHSQPMPLAEEILWNSWLEFDIAVKDLPKGSRLALSVYGLDQESSQNIRDTADAHRGKSKLLYFVNLLLIDHRSLLQQGQHILHMWTYSSREERLVTHEVDKLSSKTNPDIENSAAICILLDSYNYPVVLPSGMGSWSSRVDQSEEEEVAVRQEVVQEVSRCSLSGSQKDLLKRFTEECAQYSLSLPTFLSTVQWGDLKAVEEVHWLFDHWNPPELDIAVALELLSINIADEKVRTLSVQRLEQVDNDHLLRYLLQLVQALKFEPYHDSALARFLIRRALRSKRIGHFFFWYLRSEVTSSPYFCDRFALVLEAYLMGCGRAVIEGFQKQVQLVEALSQVATEIKKIIPEKSDLPPNGKSLFQKGQRSAGHVTAVFCFLVFVPLA; encoded by the exons ATGGACCCACAGCCGGCTCCAAGCCTGGTCGAGAaggaggtgggagagaaggagcccagtgctgACTCGGGGATGATGAAGTTTGTGGTGGTGCTGCCCACTCAGAAAGCTGACGGTAATGGGAATGAGGTGGTCACTGTGGAAGTGTCACTGAACAGCACCGTGAGGAGCCTCTGGCTGATCATCTGGCTCAGAGCCAGCCAGGAGAGTGGGAAACCTTCCATCTACCAACTGTCTGACCCAGAGTCCCACCAGCTCCTCTACAAGAAGGGAGCGAGCTGGTATGAGATTTATGACAGCCAGCAGTTCCTGCACACGCTCGACGCGGTGAAGTACTGGAGGTGTCTGGGCTCTCAGAAGTGTCTCCTTTACATCAAACAGCGCCCCAAGGCCACGAGAGAGGCTGAGATATTCCAGAAGGATCTGGCCTACCTGATTGGCTATGACGTGCAAAGCACTGTTGCCGAGCAGCGGGGAGAGGTGGCCTGTGCCCGAAGGAAACTCACCTCGTCTCGGAAATCCGAGGTCCACAATCGGGATAGGCGGGATTACGCAATGGAACCTTGGCTGGCTTCCTGCCCTCTCCCCAAAACCCTCCAGAGTCAAATCAGCAAGGAGTTAGTGGTGGtcatctcctacaacaccatcaaccaCAAGATGAAGGTAGGGATTTACGACACAGCGGAAATGGTGGCCCACCTGTCCAGGCAGAAGATGGCGGAGAGAGGGTCACTGATGCAGGGAGCTGATCATCGCTTCGTCTTAAAGGTCTGGGGCAGAGAAGAGTACATCACGGGAAACTGGTCCCTCATTGACTTCACCTGGGTGAGGCGCTGCATCAAGAATAAAGAGGAATTGCGACTGGCACTGGTGCCCACTCCGTGTCTTACAGACGATGAGGTGAAGATTGAGGACTGGCCTTTGGTTGATCAGTACACAGGACTCACCACCACCCATGACCAGCTGGCCCTGAGGGACAAAGATATTGAGCAGATTCGGATGCTGTCGCTCTGGGATTGCAGGCAGCGATTCCGGGTCAAGCTTGTGGGTTTGGACATTCCTGTTCTTCCCAGCAAAAGCCTCCCGAATATATTTGTGGAGGGAACAGTTCACCACGCCACCAATGTTCTCGCTTCGGCCCACTCTCAGCCCATGCCTCTGGCCGAGGAGATTTTGTGGAACTCTTGGCTGGAGTTTGACATTGCAGTGAAGGACCTGCCCAAAGGATCGCGGTTGGCTCTGTCCGTGTACGGCCTGGACCAAGAGAGCTCCCAGAACATTAGGGACACCGCGGACGCTcacagagggaagagcaaactCCTCTACTTTGTCAACCTACTCCTGATCGATCATCGTTCGCTCCTTCAGCAAGGACAGCACATCCTCCACATGTGGACCTACTCGTCTCGCGAGGAGAGACTGGTCACCCACGAAGTGGACAAACTCTCTTCCAAGACGAACCCTGATATCGAGAACTCAGCAGCGATCTGTATCCTGTTGGACAGTTACAATTACCCGGTGGTGCTGCCGAGTGGCATGGGCTCATGGTCCTCAAGGGTTGACCAATCCGAAGAGGAGGAGGTGGCAGTGCGACAGGAAGTGGTGCAGGAGGTCTCTCGGTGTTCCCTGAGCGGCTCCCAGAAGGACTTGCTGAAACGGTTCACAGAGGAGTGCGCTCAGTACAgtctctcactgcccaccttCCTCAGCACCGTCCAATGGGGTGACCTAAAAGCAGTTGAGGAGGTGCACTGGCTGTTTGATCACTGGAACCCTCCAGAGTTGGATATTGCTGTCGCACTGGAACTGCTCAGCATCAACATTGCCGATGAGAAGGTCAGGACCCTCTCTGTCCAGCGGCTGGAGCAGGTGGACAATGACCATCTGTTGAGATACCTCCTGCAGCTCGTCCAG GCGTTGAAGTTTGAACCGTACCATGACAGTGCCCTCGCCCGGTTCCTCATCCGACGCGCACTCAGG agtaagaGAATTGGCCATTTCTTCTTCTGGTACCTCCGCAGTGAGGTCACATCTTCCCCATATTTCTGTGACCGGTTTGCACTGGTTCTTGAGGCCTACCTGATGGGCTGTGGGCGGGCGGTCATCGAGGGGTTCCAAAAGCAGGTCCAGCTGGTCGAGGCCCTCAGCCAGGTTGCCACGGAGATCAAGAAGATTATTCCGGAGAAGAGTGACCTCCCGCCCAATGGTAAGTCGCTGTTTCAGAAAGGTCAGAGATCAGCTGGCCACGTGACGGCTGTATTTTGTTTCCTTGTGTTCGTGCCATTAGCCTGA